A window of Hyperolius riggenbachi isolate aHypRig1 chromosome 1, aHypRig1.pri, whole genome shotgun sequence contains these coding sequences:
- the CBARP gene encoding voltage-dependent calcium channel beta subunit-associated regulatory protein — MSNGSPSWENITDSSTAAPGAPSHDGYVLLLVLLSIFIGGTLLLLIGVLILCKRCCDSRLRLSRPSDDAEKTNTSYVDESQPTHDITIRVEDAESLSASGLPDTESERFLCTASSGRRVSFNEGALCAQEKRERDRGRRYTLTEGDFHYLKNARLTLTPLPSLPATALHILTIHESEGGESSSSGGAFETHHTSPSKSNISIYQPPRNQPAPLSRLSLSLTSALPGDAYNSVADTSFMETPKHSPPSPRQISDNSRFDHSSHLPPGGASTDVGTTRSHGAVLHFFSRLRRHASLEGASPYLKIKKWKLGSVQRASSLDTRGSPKRHQFQRQRAASESAERDDIIQYIAHTQEPTFASGQGSFISQHGTPSHTLGRLDHGEDGSLADVGSTEQGQLPPQCDIWSLRASLELCASDQSSSNNDRDSVRSDAESVSSLSGLPSLPSQDLPDSKPGKGPEAETGSRKLLQMDSGYASIEAPCRPPEETCSPHRDKTASEKRLFFTHAGRKGTVFESLEGRLNEQGASGGEEESWFPHHTQAVSPREATRRDFSIDEKTDALFNEFLRHDPQYDDSPLRMKHRSRAHLRKQWQRTKQYSDPGIRFPPALERHRVSPLRRGDSTSYLPDTRYHSTLPRIASTTDEEGADGCPLSPASLTPEDKIQAIEEEPYEHGPAPEEPRPPAEDPDQDYGYGPQTTELLDKIGTGLGEILYPIVQRTARSPERLCTVAHISPDHSPV, encoded by the exons GCTGCTCCAGGTGCACCCAGCCATGATGGGTACGTCTTACTCTTGGTTTTGTTGTCCATCTTTATTGGAGGAACACTGCTTCTACTTATCGGGGTTTTGATCCTTTGCAAACGCTGCTGTGACTCACGTCTCAGGCTGTCAAG GCCCAGTGATGATGCAGAGAAAACTAACACTTCCTATGTAGATGAATCACAGCCTACACATG ATATCACCATCCGGGTGGAAGATGCAGAATCGCTGTCAGCATCAGGTCTACCAGATACAGAATCGGAAAGATTTTTATGCACTGCATCCAGTGGTCGTCGAGTTTCATTCAATGAAGGAGCCTTATGTGCGCAAGAAAAAAGAGAACGAGACAGAGGAAGAAG gtacactttgacaGAGGGAGATTTTCACTATCTGAAGAATGCACGGTTGACTCTTACTCCTCTTCCCTCCTTACCGGCAACTGCTTTACATATATTAACTATACATGAGAGTGAAGGTGGGGAAAGTAGCAGCAGTGGAGGAGCTTTCGAAACACATCACACCTCTCCTAGCAAGTCCAACATCTCAATTTATCAG CCCCCACGAAATCAACCAGCTCCCCTCAGCAGACTTTCTCTCAGTTTGACATCTGCTCTTCCTGGTGATGCATACAACTCTGTGGCAGATACAAGTTTTATGGAAACTCCAAAACACAGCCCCCCCTCTCCTAGACAAATTTCTGACAACAGCAGG TTTGACCACAGCAGTCATCTCCCtccgggtggtgccagcactgatgTGGGTACCACCCGAAGTCATGGTGCAGTGCTTCATTTCTTCAGCCGTCTACGGCGTCATGCAAGCTTGGAAGGAGCAAGTCCCTACCTAAAAATCAAGAAATGGAAActgggcagtgtgcagagagcaagCAGCTTAGACAccagag gttcacCAAAACGTCATCAATTTCAGCGACAGCGAGCAGCCAGTGAAAGTGCTGAACGTGATGACATCATACAGTACATAGCTCACACACAAGAGCCTACGTTTGCTTCTGGTCAAGGATCATTCATTTCACAACATGGAACCCCCTCACACACTCTCGGCAG GTTAGACCACGGGGAAGATGGATCATTGGCTGATGTGGGGAGCACAGAACAGGGCCAGCTGCCTCCCCAGTGTGACATTTGGAGTTTACGTGCATCTTTAGAGCTCTGTGCCTCTGATCAAAGCAGTAGTAATAATGATCGAGACTCTGTTCGTAGTGATGCAGAAAGTGTGAGCTCTTTAAGTGGACTTCCTAGCCTACCTTCTCAAGACCTGCCCGATAGCAAACCAGGGAAGGGGCCCGAGGCAGAGACTGGATCCCGTAAACTTCTTCAGATGGATAGTGGCTATGCCTCCATTGAAGCCCCCTGCCGACCACCAGAAGAAACATGTAGTCCTCACAGGGACAAAACTGCTTCAGAGAAACGACTCTTTTTCACCCATGCTGGACGTAAAGGGACAGTGTTTGAAAGTCTAGAGGGGCGTTTAAATGAACAGGGTGCTTCAGGTGGTGAGGAAGAATCCTGGTTTCCTCACCACACTCAAGCAGTCAGTCCACGAGAGGCTACAAGACGAGACTTCAGTATTGATGAAAAGACAGATGCACTGTTTAATGAGTTTCTTCGGCATGACCCACAGTATGATGATTCTCCCCTGCGCATGAAGCATCGTTCCAGGGCACATTTGCGTAAACAGTGGCAGAGAACAAAGCAGTACAGTGATCCAGGCATTCGTTTTCCTCCTGCCTTGGAGAGACATCGCGTCTCCCCTTTACGAAGGGGAGACAGCACTAGTTACCTTCCTGACACACGCTACCATAGTACGTTACCACGAATTGCAAGTACTACAGATGAGGAAGGAGCAGATGGCTGTCCTCTTAGCCCAGCTTCACTTACACCTGAAGACAAAATTCAGGCAATTGAGGAGGAACCATATGAGCATGGACCTGCCCCTGAAGAACCCAGACccccagcagaggacccagaccaAGACTATGGTTATGGTCCACAAACAACAGAGCTGCTGGATAAGATAGGAACAGGGCTTGGGGAAATACTGTATCCAATTGTACAGAGGACAGCACGCAGCCCGGAGAGGCTCTGTACAGTGGCACACATCTCACCTGATCACAGTCCTGTGTAG